One window of Nymphaea colorata isolate Beijing-Zhang1983 chromosome 1, ASM883128v2, whole genome shotgun sequence genomic DNA carries:
- the LOC116260284 gene encoding protein CHROMATIN REMODELING 4 isoform X2, whose product MRRIRIAKFCSMKDNASPLDKLIDGRWVRKRKRKHVSSSSDVIKGKGVGTSFVSVRNTPNAKRGTNGENSISRYGQKKKGNDGYYFECVVCDLGGSLLCCDSCPRTYHLQCLSPPLKRTPPGKWQCPSCLNQMESANVTSISEKVPRHEKSKKIVEKPKTASKPFCSSVKLLRKMQSFIPGKSRSSNRGKPTSPRVIVPSEMNSGFHEIESSTNAATGSLLLDGSRECISHGADTDVVKKILASESHDQATVQMISPSKEVDSSLKKSMEPKDDTSERRTLLQSSNGTSKRKITLLSPHTSGQKSGKKRQKADGRDDTKKSKDRNKKKLINCVKCGSKLKKKFSDKDVFCTNCGSTVHRKINTLGQDDSQMLHLVDKQQNEQVLEEKVHSSHAVVDRSKDMLKLKDNDCDPHAAQQVDRILGRRLQNDSISSPSNIPEATPELPSNAHQHNSLMVGVEHASHTKKEDDNNLDEKSTPYVNTSEQSGEKYAISEDVNAATSTGEVEKFSKPAPMERFDHERKSHNAESSNSKLPEVNDAHIPIDPSDIDTVTNPTAGILNLDVIPPESPSLNKNLSPYEFLVKWVGKSHIHNSWVSEPQLKVLAKRKLDNFKAKYGNAIINICQEQWIHPQRIIGLRKFNGDKKEVLVKWCGLPYDECTWETLEESAIANAAHLVTKFEKHETGTVAVDATDDDFQKVKVKHELGEIACLDEQPKELKGGSLFPHQLEALNWLRKCWHKSKNVILADEMGLGKTVSACAFISSLYMEFKVNLPCLVLVPLSTMPNWMAEFASWAPHLNVVEYHGSAKARAIIRQHEWHASYPDMPQKRTKKHKFNVILTTYEMVIADSNHLRGVPWEVLVVDEGHRLKNSGSKLFSLLNMFSFQHRVLLTGTPLQNNLGELYNLLNFLQPASFPSLLSFEQKFNDLTSAEKVEELKKLVAPHMLRRLKKDAMQNIPPKTERMVPVELSSIQAEYYRAMLTKNYQILRNIGKGGYQQSMLNIVMQLRKICNHPYLIPGTEPDSGSVEFLQEMRIKASAKLTLLHSMLKILKKQGHRVLIFSQMTRLLDILEDYLTVEYGSASFERVDGSVSVAERQASIARFNQDKDRFVFLLSTRSCGLGINLATADTVIIYDSDFNPHADIQAMNRAHRIGQSNRLLVYRLVVRASVEERILQLAKKKLMLDQLFVNKAESQKEVEDILRWGTEELFNDSGEPVAKVSAENSGKADVLTVPETKHRKKVGGLGDVYRDRCTDGYTRTIWDENAILKLLDRSNIDTVTDGHAEAETECEMLGSVKSVDWNEHEQSEQDGSYIPGIGGEGCEQGSEKKLDPVTADDNEWDRLLKERWEKYQSEEEAALGRGKRLRKAISYKEAFAVVSNDALSESSKEDEEVEFEYTPAGRALKEKFTKLRARQKERLAQRNSYSVDSHEQVPLPNFGDTTKSGMNLQLDPGKAVTGSAPVLTDHMIPGVHIDGNRILAHLGELSMRHDHCVGSQSSLLDLSMKPSVSFPPVDVYSSLHGKLSLPSGKLFPFYGTVCGSKDLGHALSQSDVAISNPSQSNCKNGKLEFPFELAVSSQSVDMHHHKFDAVTDMGDETVLREISSQDLQQNSNVGSRRLPFSAISLPDINLQRHRGHEDHGTPYLKLPDGMMLPDLFFQGKNRLKMALPTMNPSSLSHLCPNLSLGIPNEVASESVEDMSTVSPLSTLRRPKHSREAKEDERGMLTLGQIPSAYPSYQQTHKVFDEIFTRNGSNMSRKFKKRHSRSWSEDELDALWVGVRRYGKGNWDSMLRDSKLRFSKHRIPEELSERWEEEQLKILDGVNFPSQEIEQPESFPGISDAMMTRALLGSRFSPLGPGPCMLPKFHAHLTDMKLGQGDSVAGPSNIDYADHPPINLERHHSPIPQIKSGRQRAASVVGSVTGHFDRSGKLIPEEPLPPNPLASTFFGSLPPFNMWNATVGLDLPNKKGEEHISKYLKLPSFLNKSLNALHDLHKLLPTETDHRPKSFGLLKDTATSSSTPNNLPHWLREAVNLPKRRMEPELPPAVSAIAHSVRVLYGDKSVIPSFTNPGPPPFPPRDPRRRLKKRRRLGKISARVRGLVAESFESNAVAEKMPASSLKLAFSDPVSIPAGTSACTSAPWIDTNLSLPTLNLTPASPLPPVHQKSSMKTTICPSPEVLHLVASCAAPGPRLFPALDEPITSSRRSELPTVLNEPGTSYLNELPATSRYENIWESTVVERHDQDHGKAVGGTSSVSYKHLKLTEDDRGSPGLARRRGKHVKCEEHDSDSVNSRKSHSDLRAPDVELDSTQASSEETLSDDGKSGKSEF is encoded by the exons GCAAAGTTTTGCAGTATGAAGGATAATGCTTCTCCATTGGATAAATTAATTGATGGAAGATGGGTCCGGAAGCGTAAAAGGAAACatgtttcttcttcatctgaTGTTATTAAAGGAAAAGGTGTTGGCACTAGTTTTGTTTCTGTAAGAAATACTCCTAATGCAAAACGGGGAACTAACGGTGAAAATAGTATCTCAAGATATGgtcaaaagaagaaaggaaatgatGGG TATTACTTCGAATGTGTCGTGTGTGATCTTGGTGGCAGTTTACTATGTTGTGATAGTTGCCCTCGAACTTATCATCTTCAATGCCTTAGCCCCCCTCTCAAG CGAACGCCTCCTGGTAAGTGGCAGTGCCCATCCTGTCTCAATCAGATGGAATCTGCTAATGTTACAAGCATATCAGAGAAAGTACCAAGGCATGAAAAATCTAAGAAAATTGTGGAGAAGCCAAAAACTGCCTCAAAGCCATTTTGCTCTTCAGTCAAACTGCTACGGAAGATGCAAAGCTTCATTCCTGGAAAGAGTAGATCATCTAACAGAGGGAAGCCAACTTCTCCTCGTGTTATTGTGCCTTCTGAAATGAATTCTGGTTTTCACGAAATTGAAAGTTCTACAAATGCTGCAACAGGGTCCTTACTGTTGGATGGATCAAGGGAATGCATCAGTCATGGTGCTGATACAGATGTTGTTAAGAAAATCCTTGCTTCTGAGTCACATGATCAGGCAACAGTGCAGATGATTTCTCCATCGAAGGAGGTAGATTCATCTCTTAAGAAGAGTATGGAGCCAAAGGATGATACTTCTGAAAGGCGGACTTTATTGCAAAGCAGCAATGGaacttcaaaaaggaaaatcactTTATTATCACCACATACATCTGGtcaaaaatcaggaaaaaagaGGCAAAAGGCTGATGGAAGAGATGACACAAAGAAATCTAAGgacagaaacaaaaagaaattaatcaaTTGTGTCAAATGTGGCTCCAAGttaaagaaaaagttttctGATAAAGATGTATTCTGCACAAACTGTGGTTCTACTGTTCACAGAAAGATTAACACACTAGGACAAGATGACTCTCAAATGCTTCACTTGGTTGACAAGCAACAGAATGAG CAAGTTCTTGAGGAGAAAGTGCACTCATCTCATGCTGTTGTTGACAGGAGCAAGGATATGCTTAAGCTAAAAGACAACGACTGTGATCCACATGCAGCCCAACAA GTTGACCGAATACTTGGTCGTAGACTGCAAAACGATTCTATATCTTCACCATCTAACATTCCAGAGGCTACTCCGGAATTGCCCTCCAATGCCCATCAACATAATTCCTTGATGGTAGGAGTTGAACATGCTTCTCAtacaaaaaaggaagatgacaaTAATTTAGATGAGAAGAGTACTCCTTATGTGAATACTAGTGAACAAAGTGGTGAAAAATATGCTATAAGTGAAGATGTGAATGCAGCTACTAGCACAGGAGAAGTTGAAAAATTTAGCAAACCAGCACCAATGGAACGCTTTGATCATGAAAGGAAATCACATAATGCTGAAAGCAGCAACAGTAAACTTCCTGAGGTTAATGATGCTCATATACCTATAGACCCATCTGACATTGATACTGTAACAAATCCTACAGCAGGAATCCTTAATCTGGACGTGATTCCGCCTGAGAGTCCATCCTTAAACAAGAACCTTTCTCCATATGAATTTTTGGTCAAGTGGGTGGGCAAGTCCCATATTCACAACAGTTGGGTTTCTGAACCACAGCTGAAAGTTCTAGCAAAGAGAAAGTTAGACAATTTCAAAGCAAAGTATGGCAATGCAATTATAAACATTTGCCAAGAACAGTGGATACATCCACAGCGGATTATTGGTCTCCGTAAATTTAATGGCGATAAAAAGGAAGTTTTAGTTAAGTGGTGTGGTCTTCCTTATGATGAATGTACTTGGGAGACCCTTGAAGAATCTGCCATTGCAAATGCTGCTCATCTTGTCACCAAGTTTGAGAAACATGAAACTGGAACAGTGGCTGTGGATGCTACAGACGATGATTTTCAGAAAGTGAAAGTTAAACATGAACTGGGTGAAATTGCCTGCCTTGATGAACAGCCCAAGGAGCTCAAAGGTGGTTCTCTGTTTCCACACCAGTTAGAGGCATTAAACTGGCTGCGAAAATGCTGGCATAAGTCAAAAAACGTGATCCTTGCTGATGAAATGGGACTGGGAAAAACTGTATCTGCTTGTGCTTTCATTTCATCATTGTACATGGAATTTAAAGTAAATTTACCCTGTTTGGTATTGGTACCTCTATCCACCATGCCCAACTGGATGGCTGAATTTGCATCATGGGCTCCTCATTTGAATGTTGTAGAATATCATGGTAGTGCAAAGGCAAGGGCGATCATTCGGCAGCATGAATGGCATGCCAGCTACCCTGATATGCCTCAGAAGAGAACAAAGAAACACAAGTTTAATGTCATATTGACAACCTATGAAATGGTTATTGCTGACTCAAATCATCTTCGTGGCGTGCCTTGGGAGGTACTTGTGGTTGATGAGGGACATCGTCTGAAGAACTCTGGAAGTAAACTCTTCAGTTTGCTCAATATGTTTTCTTTCCAGCACCGCGTGCTTTTGACAGGGACACCTTTGCAGAACAACCTTGGTGAACTTTATAATCTGCTGAATTTCTTGCAGCCAGCCTCATTTCCTTCCTTGTTATCATTTGAGCAGAAATTTAACGATCTTACCTCTGCTGAAAAAGTAGAAGAGTTGAAAAAGCTTGTTGCACCACACATGCTTCGGAGACTCAAGAAAGATGCTATGCAAAACATACCACCTAAGACTGAGCGCATGGTTCCAGTTGAGTTGTCATCCATCCAAGCGGAATACTATCGTGCAATGCTGACAAAAAACTATCAAATCTTACGCAATATTGGTAAAGGAGGGTACCAGCAGTCAATGTTGAATATTGTTATGCAGCTGCGCAAGATCTGCAATCATCCATATCTCATCCCTGGAACTGAACCTGATTCAGGGTCTGTGGAATTCCTGCAAGAAATGCGTATTAAGGCCTCAGCAAAGTTGACTCTATTGCATTCTATGCTCAAGATATTAAAGAAGCAGGGCCATCGTGTGCTTATTTTTTCACAAATGACGAGACTTCTTGATATCCTTGAAGATTATCTGACTGTTGAATATGGGTCTGCATCATTTGAAAGAGTTGATGGATCTGTATCTGTTGCTGAACGTCAAGCATCAATTGCACGATTTAACCAAGATAAAGATCGTTTTGTATTCCTTCTATCTACTCGATCATGTGGCCTTGGCATTAACCTGGCTACTGCAGATACGGTGATTATTTATGATTCTGATTTCAATCCACATGCTGATATTCAAGCAATGAATCGAGCCCATCGAATAGGCCAATCCAATAGGCTTCTTGTATATAGACTCGTTGTTCGTGCTAGCGTTGAGGAGCGTATCCTGCAACTAGCAAAGAAGAAGCTGATGCTTGATCAACTTTTTGTTAATAAGGCAGAATCTCAGAAAGAAGTGGAAGACATTCTTCGATGGGGAACTGAAGAACTATTCAATGATTCTGGTGAGCCTGTAGCCAAGGTTTCAGCAGAGAATTCTGGTAAAGCAGATGTTTTAACAGTACCGGAGACCAAGCACAGGAAGAAGGTTGGTGGTTTAGGAGATGTGTACAGGGACAGATGCACCGATGGCTATACAAGGACAATATGGGATGAAAATGCAATTCTAAAGTTGCTAGATCGTTCCAATATTGATACAGTGACTGATGGACATGCAGAAGCAGAAACAGAATGTGAAATGCTGGGTTCAGTAAAG TCAGTGGACTGGAATGAACATGAACAAAGCGAACAAGATGGCTCATATATTCCTGGTATAGGGGGAGAGGGCTGTGAGCAGGGTTCTGAAAAGAAGTTAGACCCTGTAACTGCTGATGACAATGAGTGGGACCGCCTTCTGAAAGAGAG ATGGGAGAAATATCAAAGTGAAGAGGAAGCAGCTCTTGGTCGTGGAAAGCGCTTGAGAAAGGCAATATCATATAAGGAAGCTTTTGCTGTGGTCTCTAATGATGCCTTGAGTGAG AGCAGTAAGGAAGATGAGGAAGTGGAATTTGAATATACACCGGCTGGTCGAGCCCTGAAAGAAAAATT TACCAAGCTTAGAGCTAGACAGAAGGAACGGCTTGCTCAGAGAAATTCCTATTCAGTGGATTCACATGAACAAGTCCCTCTGCCAAATTTTGGTGACACAACTAAATCAGGGATGAATCTGCAACTTGATCCGGGAAAGGCAGTTACAGGCTCTGCCCCTGTGTTAACTGATCATATGATCCCTGGTGTACATATAGATGGGAACCGAATCTTGGCACACCTTGGTGAGCTTTCGATGAGGCATGATCACTGTGTGGGTTCACAAAGCTCTCTCCTTGATCTTTCTATGAAGCCTTCTGTCTCTTTTCCTCCTGTGGATGTCTACAGTTCTTTACATGGAAAATTATCTCTTCCCTCTGGCAAGTTATTTCCGTTTTATGGGACGGTTTGTGGGAGTAAAGACCTGGGACATGCTCTGTCTCAAAGTGATGTAGCAATCTCAAATCCATCTCAGTCTAATTGCAAGAATGGGAAGCTAGAATTTCCATTTGAACTTGCAGTTAGCAGTCAATCAGTTGATATGCACCATCACAAGTTCGATGCTGTAACTGATATGGGTGATGAAACAGTCTTGAGGGAGATATCTTCCCAGGATTTGCAGCAGAATAGCAATGTAGGAAGCCGGAGGTTACCATTTAGTGCG ATCTCTCTTCCTGATATAAACTTGCAGAGACATCGTGGTCATGAAGATCATGGCACTCCTTATTTGAAACTTCCAGATGGCATGATGCTTCCAGATTTGTTTTTCCAGGGAAAAAACCGACTTAAAATGGCACTACCAACGATGAACCCTTCATCACTTTCTCACCTCTGCCCAAACTTATCCTTGGGCATACCTAATGAAGTGGCCAGTGAATCTGTTGAAGATATGAGTACAGTATCACCATTATCAACTCTCAGGAGACCAAAGCATTCCAGAGAAGCAAAAGAGGATGAGCGAGGCATGCTAACCTTGGGACAGATTCCATCTGCTTATCCATCATATCAGCAGACTCACAAGGTCTTCGATGAGATCTTCACAAGAAATGGTTCAAATATGTCTCGCAAGTTCAAGAAAAGACATTCAAGATCCTGGTCAGAGGATGAGCTTGATGCCCTTTGGGTAGGTGTGCGTAGATATGGAAAAGGAAATTGGGATTCCATGCTGAGAGACTCCAAATTAAGATTCTCTAAGCATCGGATTCCTGAGGAGCTCTCTGAAAGGTGGGAAGAAGAACAgctcaaaattttggatggggTTAATTTTCCATCACAGGAAATTGAACAGCCAGAATCTTTTCCTGGTATTTCAGATGCAATGATGACACGGGCTTTGCTGGGCAGCAGATTTTCACCTTTAGGGCCAGGCCCATGTATGCTTCCTAAATTTCATGCTCATTTGACAGACATGAAACTAGGACAGGGTGATTCAGTTGCAGGACCTTCTAACATTGATTATGCCGACCATCCCCCAATCAACTTGGAAAGGCATCACTCGCCAATTCCACAAATAAAATCTGGTAGACAAAGAGCAGCTTCTGTTGTTGGTTCCGTCACAGGGCATTTTGACAGGTCTGGCAAGTTGATTCCGGAGGAGCCCCTCCCACCTAATCCTTTGGCAAGCACCTTCTTTGGGTCTCTCCCACCTTTCAATATGTGGAATGCAACTGTCGGTTTGGATTTGCCGAACAAGAAAGGGGAAGAGCATATATCAAAGTATCTTAAATTGCCGTCTTTTCTAAACAAGTCTCTTAATGCTTTGCATGATCTGCACAAGCTTCTCCCCACGGAAACTGATCACAGGCCAAAGTCGTTTGGTTTACTGAAAGATACTGCTACAAGCAGTTCTACTCCAAACAACTTGCCTCATTGGCTTAGGGAGGCGGTTAATTTGCCTAAAAGAAGAATGGAGCCTGAGTTGCCTCCTGCTGTTTCTGCGATTGCACATTCTGTGCGTGTACTGTATGGGGATAAGAGTGTAATCCCTTCATTTACTAATCCAGGTCCTCCTCCCTTCCCACCAAGGGATCCTAGGAGACGTCTTAAAAAGAGAAGACGATTGGGCAAGATCTCTGCTCGTGTGCGAGGCCTTGTGGCTGAAAGTTTTGAAAGCAATGCAGTTGCAGAAAAGATGCCTGCTAGCTCCTTGAAGCTCGCCTTTTCTGATCCAGTTTCAATTCCAGCGGGAACTTCTGCTTGCACATCAGCTCCTTGGATTGATACAAACCTCAGTCTTCCGACCTTAAACTTGACGCCAGCTTCACCATTGCCACCAGTGCACCAGAAGTCATCCATGAAAACAACCATCTGTCCGTCTCCCGAGGTGCTTCACCTTGTGGCCTCATGCGCTGCTCCTGGTCCCCGTTTATTTCCTGCACTTGATGAACCAATCACAAGCTCTAGGAGAAGTGAGCTGCCAACTGTGCTTAATGAACCGGGTACAAGTTATCTGAATGAGCTCCCAGCCACATCTAGGTACGAGAACATATGGGAAAGCACAGTTGTGGAGAGACATGATCAGGACCATGGCAAAGCCGTTGGAGGCACTAGCAGTGTGAGTTATAAGCATCTGAAGCTTACTGAGGATGACAGGGGCTCACCTGGTTTGGCTAGGCGTAGAGGAAAACACGTCAAATGCGAGGAGCACGACAGTGACAGTGTGAACTCAAGGAAAAGTCACTCCGACCTACGTGCGCCTGATGTGGAACTGGATTCAACGCAGGCATCATCAGAGGAGACTCTCTCTGACGATGGCAAAAGCGGCAAAAGCGAATTCTAG